In Brienomyrus brachyistius isolate T26 chromosome 3, BBRACH_0.4, whole genome shotgun sequence, the following proteins share a genomic window:
- the si:ch211-125o16.4 gene encoding neuroblast differentiation-associated protein AHNAK isoform X1 → MEGKLNTPDIDANLPKAKFSGPDVDLNSPDLDIDAPSGKLKMPNFKKPKFGFSGSNIKGPKIDADLNAPDLNLSAPKIEGKLNTPDIDANLPKAKFSGPDVDLNSPDLDIDAPSGKLKMPNFKKPKFSFFGPNVKGPKIDADLNAPDLNLSAPKIEGKLNTPKLDMNLPNAELSGPDLDLNSPDLDIDAPSGKLKMPNFKKPKFGFSGSNVKGPKIDADLNAPDLNLSAPKIEGKLNTPNIDMNLPNAELSGPDLDLNSPDLDIDAPSGKLKMPNFKKPKFGFSGSNVKGPKIDADLNAPDLNLSAPKIEGKLNTPEIDANLPKAKLSAPDIDLNSPDLDIDAPSGKLKMPNFKKPKFGFSGSNVKGPKIDADLNAPDLNLSAPKIEGKLNTPNIDMNLPSAELSGPDLDLNSPDLDIDAPSGKLKMPNFKKPKFGFSGSNVKGPKIDADLNAPDLNLSAPKIEGKLNTPNIDMNLPNAELSGPDLDLNSPDLDIDAPSGKLKMPNFKKPKFSFFGPNVKGPKIDADLNAPDLNLSAPKIEGKLNTPDIDASLPKGKISGPDLDLNSPDINVDAPSGKLNMPNFKKPKFGFSGSNVKGPKIDADLNAPDLNLSAPKIEGKLNTPDIDAKLPKAKLSSPDLDLKSPDLNIDAPSGKMKKPKFKKPTFGFSRPKVKRPELDANLNAPDVNLSAPKIEGKLNTPDIDAKLPKAKLSSPDLDLKSPDLDVDAPSAKVNMPNLKKPKFSFSGPNVKGPKIDADLNAPDLNLSAPKIEGQLNTPDIDANLPRAKFSGPEIDLNSPDLDIDAPSGKFKMPKFKKPKFGTSGPKVKGPEIDADLNTPDVNLSVPKIEGKLNTPEIDAKLPKAKISSPDLHLKSPDLNTDAPSGKFKIPTFKKPKFGISGSKVKGPEINTDLNAPDLNLSAPKIEGKLKTPNIDMNLPNAELSGPDLDLNSPDLDIDAPSGKFKMPNLKKPNFGFSGPNVKGPKIDADLNAPDLNLSAPKIEGKLNTPDIDANLPKAKLSGTDIDLKSPDLDVDVPSAKINLPNFKKPKFGLSGPNVKGPEIDADLNAPDLNLSAPKIEGKLNTPDIDANLPKAKIYGPDIDLNSPDFDIDAPSGKLKMPNFKKPKFGFFGPNVKGPETDAELNTPDLNLSASKIEGKLKTPNIDMNLPNADLTGSDLHLRSPYLHIDAPPGISGSKVTDPDLNINSSLNKPDFTVPTIGGELNPPEIVNLQKSKLKGTEVDLHAPEYDTDVPSGIVKMPDFKMPNIGLSGPSVKVQDSDLYRSMETPDFSLSVPRVVSHESDLLKDDLKSPELGINIDMPTSDVSLEHSKTEITEALPEFEVPAFKFHRLSKI, encoded by the exons ATGGAAGGGAAGCTCAACACTCCAGACATTGATGCTAACTTACCAAAAGCCAAATTTTCTGGCCCTGACGTTGATCTGAACTCTCCAGATCTTGACATTGATGCCCCTTCGGGCAAACTGAAGATGCCCAATTTTAAGAAACCCAAATTTGGTTTCTCTGGATCTAATATTAAAGGTCCAAAAATTGATGCAGATTTAAATGCACCAGATCTGAATCTGTCGGCCCCCAAAATTGAAGGGAAGCTCAACACTCCAGACATTGATGCTAACTTACCAAAAGCCAAATTTTCTGGCCCTGACGTTGATCTGAACTCTCCAGATCTTGACATTGATGCCCCTTCGGGCAAACTGAAGATGCCCAATTTTAAGAAACCCAAATTTAGTTTCTTTGGACCTAATGTTAAAGGTCCAAAAATCGACGCAGATTTAAATGCACCAGATCTGAACCTGTCAGCCCCCAAAATTGAAGGAAAGCTCAACACTCCTAAATTAGATATGAATTTACCCAATGCTGAACTCAGTGGCCCTGACCTAGATCTAAACTCTCCAGATCTTGACATTGATGCCCCTTCAGGCAAACTGAAGATGCCCAATTTTAAGAAACCCAAATTTGGTTTCTCTGGATCTAATGTTAAAG GTCCAAAAATCGACGCAGATTTAAATGCACCAGATCTGAACCTGTCAGCCCCCAAAATTGAAGGAAAGCTCAACACTCCTAACATAGATATGAATTTACCCAATGCTGAACTCAGTGGCCCTGACCTAGATCTAAACTCTCCAGATCTTGACATTGATGCCCCTTCAGGCAAACTGAAGATGCCCAATTTTAAGAAACCCAAATTTGGTTTCTCTGGATCTAATGTTAAAGGTCCAAAAATTGATGCAGATTTAAATGCACCAGATCTGAATCTGTCGGCCCCCAAAATTGAAGGGAAGCTCAACACTCCGGAAATTGATGCTAACTTACCAAAAGCCAAATTGTCTGCCCCTGACATTGATCTGAACTCTCCAGATCTTGACATTGATGCCCCTTCAGGCAAACTGAAGATGCCCAATTTTAAGAAACCCAAATTTGGTTTCTCTGGATCTAATGTTAAAGGTCCAAAAATTGATGCAGATTTAAATGCACCAGATCTGAATCTGTCGGCCCCCAAAATTGAAGGAAAGCTCAACACTCCTAACATAGATATGAATTTACCCAGTGCTGAACTCAGTGGCCCTGACCTAGATCTAAACTCTCCAGATCTTGACATTGATGCCCCTTCAGGCAAACTGAAGATGCCCAATTTTAAGAAACCCAAATTTGGTTTCTCTGGATCTAATGTTAAAGGTCCAAAAATCGATGCAGATTTAAATGCACCAGATCTGAACCTGTCAGCCCCCAAAATTGAAGGAAAGCTCAACACTCCTAACATAGATATGAATTTACCCAATGCTGAACTCAGTGGCCCTGACCTAGATCTGAACTCTCCAGATCTTGACATTGATGCCCCTTCAGGCAAACTGAAGATGCCCAATTTTAAGAAACCCAAATTTAGTTTCTTTGGACCTAATGTTAAAGGTCCAAAAATCGATGCAGATTTAAATGCACCAGATCTGAATCTGTCGGCCCCCAAAATTGAAGGGAAGCTCAACACTCCAGACATTGATGCTAGCTTACCAAAAGGTAAAATTTCTGGCCCTGACCTAGATCTGAACTCTCCAGATATAAATGTTGATGCCCCTTCAGGCAAACTGAACATGCCCAATTTTAAGAAACCCAAATTTGGTTTCTCTGGATCTAATGTTAAAGGTCCAAAAATCGATGCAGATTTAAATGCACCAGATCTGAACCTGTCAGCCCCCAAAATTGAAGGAAAGCTCAACACTCCAGACATTGATGCTAAGTTACCAAAAGCCAAATTATCTAGCCCTGATctagacctgaaatctccagatCTTAATATTGATGCCCCTTCAGGCAAAATGAAGAAACCCAAGTTTAAAAAGCCAACATTTGGTTTCTCCAGGCCAAAAGTGAAAAGACCAGAATTAGATGCAAACCTAAATGCTCCAGATGTGAATCTGTCAGCTCCCAAAATTGAAGGAAAGCTCAACACTCCAGACATTGACGCTAAGTTACCAAAAGCCAAATTATCTAGCCCTGACctagacctgaaatctccagatCTTGACGTTGATGCCCCTTCAGCCAAAGTCAATATGCctaatttaaagaaacccaaatTTAGTTTCTCTGGACCTAATGTTAAAGGTCCAAAAATCGATGCAGATTTAAATGCACCAgatctgaacctgtcagcaccCAAAATTGAAGGACAGCTCAACACTCCAGACATTGATGCTAATTTGCCCAGAGCCAAATTTTCTGGCCCTGAAATTGATCTGAACTCTCCAGATCTTGACATTGATGCTCCTTCAGGCAAGTTCAAGATGCCCAAGTTTAAGAAACCCAAATTTGGGACCTCTGGACCAAAGGTTAAGGGACCAGAAATTGATGCAGATTTAAATACACCAGATGTGAATCTGTCAGTCCCCAAAATTGAAGGAAAACTAAATACTCCAGAAATTGATGCTAAATTACCAAAAGCCAAAATATCTAGCCCCGACCTACACCTGAAATCGCCAGATCTTAACACTGATGCTCCTTCAGGCAAGTTTAAGATACCCACTTTTAAAAAACCCAAATTTGGGATCTCTGGATCAAAGGTTAAAGGACCAGAAATCAACACAGATTTAAATGCACCAGATCTGAACCTGTCTGCCCCCAAAATTGAAGGAAAGCTAAAGACTCCTAACATAGATATGAATTTACCCAATGCTGAACTCAGTGGCCCTGACCTAGATCTGAACTCTCCAGATCTTGACATTGATGCCCCTTCAGGCAAATTCAAGATGCCCAATTTGAAGAAACCCAATTTTGGTTTCTCTGGACCTAATGTTAAAGGTCCAAAAATTGATGCAGATTTAAATGCACCAGATCTGAATCTGTCGGCCCCCAAAATTGAAGGAAAACTAAATACTCCAGATATTGATGCTAATTTACCAAAAGCCAAATTATCTGGCACTGACATAGATCTGAAATCTCCAGATCTTGACGTTGATGTTCCTTCAGCAAAAATCAATTTGCCTAATTTTAAGAAACCCAAATTTGGTTTATCTGGACCTAATGTTAAAGGACCGGAAATCGACGCAGATTTAAATGCACCAGATCTGAATCTGTCGGCCCCCAAAATTGAAGGGAAGCTCAACACTCCAGACATTGATGCTAACTTACCAAAAGCCAAAATTTATGGCCCTGACATTGATCTGAACTCTCCAGATTTTGACATTGATGCCCCTTCAGGAAAACTGAAGATGCCCAATTTTAAGAAACCCAAATTTGGTTTCTTTGGACCTAATGTTAAAGGACCAGAAACCGATGCAGAGTTAAACACACCAGATCTGAATCTGTCAGCCTCCAAAATTGAAGGAAAGCTCAAGACTCCTAACATAGATATGAATTTACCCAACGCTGACCTAACTGGCTCAGACCTACATCTAAGATCTCCTTATCTTCACATTGATGCTCCTCCAGGAATTTCAGGGTCAAAAGTGACAGACCCAGATCTCAACATAAATTCCAGTTTAAATAAACCAGATTTTACAGTGCCCACAATTGGAGGGGAATTGAATCCCCCTGAAATTGTTAATTTACAAAAATCTAAACTCAAAGGCACTGAAGTGGATCTTCATGCTCCAGAATATGACACTGATGTTCCTTCGGGAATAGTTAAAATGCCAGATTTTAAAATGCCCAATATTGGGTTATCAGGGCCATCAGTAAAAGTACAAGATAGTGACCTATATAGGAGTATGGAGACTCCCGATTTCAGTTTATCTGTCCCCAGAGTTGTAAGTCATGAAAGTGATTTACTGAAAGATGACCTCAAAAGTCCCGAACTAGGCATAAATATTGATATGCCAACATCTGATGTTAGCTTGGAACATAGCAAGACAGAGATTACTGAAGCACTGCCTGAATTTGAGGTACCAGCTTTTAAATTTCACAGATTATCCAAGATATGA